One window of Vitis riparia cultivar Riparia Gloire de Montpellier isolate 1030 chromosome 5, EGFV_Vit.rip_1.0, whole genome shotgun sequence genomic DNA carries:
- the LOC117914933 gene encoding U11/U12 small nuclear ribonucleoprotein 65 kDa protein-like isoform X3 — protein sequence MLASQALRQLNGLRFLGKVLLVERANKPTEDDKQKSEALFGKDLTKPASLIKDFTMARDLGEGLKSSSLPASEPIAARLGIDYPFPPHLEYAYPPPDGNILTNIVNALIAVPRFYVQEVDGKAYSPGPPRETKPGRKCVKREAIVGPGVDKDVAHEAVGVKPATLVPKEIPMIKKKNPVLQIKIAPKVITEHKDECSIMKESEDSEKEDFDLKHYATLEELKNGKLPPEEILSLPMFKNYMAGNPAPVLYIKNLAKDVIVDDFYFIFGSLFGSVDAAKSGLSVKLMQEGRMRGQAFVTFPSVELAHHALNVVNGYVFKGKPMIIQFGRNPAAAKEK from the exons ATGTTGGCTTCTCAAGCACTACGCCAATTAAATGG GCTGAGGTTTCTTGGTAAAGTTTTGTTAGTGGAGAGAGCAAATAAGCCAACTGAGGATGATAAACAAAAAAGTGAAGCTCTATTTGGCAAGGATCTTACTAAACCTGCATCTTTAATAAAGGATTTTACCATGGCCAGAGATCTCGGTGAAGGATTGAAGTCAAGCTCCTTACCTGCTAGTGAACCCATCGCTGCAAGACTTGGCATTGATTACCCATTTCCTCCCCACCTTGA GTACGCTTACCCCCCACCAGATGGAAATATTCTGACCAATATTGTAAATGCTCTAATTGCTGTTCCTCGCTTCTATGTACAG GAGGTTGATGGCAAAGCCTATTCTCCTGGGCCTCCAAGAGAAACAAAACCTGGTCGAAAGTGTGTCAAACGAGAAGCTATTGTAGGCCCTGGAGTTGATAAAGATGTGGCTCATGAGGCTGTTGGAGTGAAACCTGCCACCTTGGTCCCTAAAGAGATtccaatgataaaaaagaagaaCCCTGTGTTGCAG ATCAAAATTGCCCCCAAGGTAATCACTGAACATAAAGATGAATGTAGCATCATGAAAGAATCCGAGGATTCTGAGAAAGAGGATTTTGATCTCAAACATTATGCAACCTtggaagaattaaaaaatggaaagttGCCTCCAGAGGAAATCTTATCACTTCCAATGTTTAAG AACTATATGGCTGGGAATCCTGCTCCTGTGTTGTACATAAAGAACTTGGCAAAAGATGTGATTGTAGATGACTTCTATTTCATATTTG GATCATTATTTGGAAGTGTGGATGCTGCTAAATCTGGTCTTAGTGTGAAGTTGATGCAG GAGGGAAGAATGAGGGGCCAAGCTTTTGTGACATTTCCATCAGTTGAACTTGCTCATCATGCTTTG AATGTAGTGAATGGATACGTTTTCAAAGGCAAGCCAATGATTATCCAGTTTGGTCGGAACCCTGCTGCtgcaaaagagaaataa
- the LOC117914933 gene encoding U11/U12 small nuclear ribonucleoprotein 65 kDa protein-like isoform X1, producing MLASQALRQLNGLRFLGKVLLVERANKPTEDDKQKSEALFGKDLTKPASLIKDFTMARDLGEGLKSSSLPASEPIAARLGIDYPFPPHLEYAYPPPDGNILTNIVNALIAVPRFYVQVLHLMNKMNIPAPFRMALPTPPLPPPVPAPPPPPPPPEAARPNLEGLSSGESEMESSDGEVDGKAYSPGPPRETKPGRKCVKREAIVGPGVDKDVAHEAVGVKPATLVPKEIPMIKKKNPVLQIKIAPKVITEHKDECSIMKESEDSEKEDFDLKHYATLEELKNGKLPPEEILSLPMFKNYMAGNPAPVLYIKNLAKDVIVDDFYFIFGSLFGSVDAAKSGLSVKLMQEGRMRGQAFVTFPSVELAHHALNVVNGYVFKGKPMIIQFGRNPAAAKEK from the exons ATGTTGGCTTCTCAAGCACTACGCCAATTAAATGG GCTGAGGTTTCTTGGTAAAGTTTTGTTAGTGGAGAGAGCAAATAAGCCAACTGAGGATGATAAACAAAAAAGTGAAGCTCTATTTGGCAAGGATCTTACTAAACCTGCATCTTTAATAAAGGATTTTACCATGGCCAGAGATCTCGGTGAAGGATTGAAGTCAAGCTCCTTACCTGCTAGTGAACCCATCGCTGCAAGACTTGGCATTGATTACCCATTTCCTCCCCACCTTGA GTACGCTTACCCCCCACCAGATGGAAATATTCTGACCAATATTGTAAATGCTCTAATTGCTGTTCCTCGCTTCTATGTACAG gtgttgcactTGATGAACAAAATGAACATTCCAGCTCCATTTCGTATGGCCTTGCCCACCCCACCTTTACCACCTCCAGTACCtgccccaccaccaccacctccacccCCTGAAGCTGCAAGACCTAACTTGGAAGGCCTATCTAGTGGCGAGTCTGAAATGGAATCATCAGATGGG GAGGTTGATGGCAAAGCCTATTCTCCTGGGCCTCCAAGAGAAACAAAACCTGGTCGAAAGTGTGTCAAACGAGAAGCTATTGTAGGCCCTGGAGTTGATAAAGATGTGGCTCATGAGGCTGTTGGAGTGAAACCTGCCACCTTGGTCCCTAAAGAGATtccaatgataaaaaagaagaaCCCTGTGTTGCAG ATCAAAATTGCCCCCAAGGTAATCACTGAACATAAAGATGAATGTAGCATCATGAAAGAATCCGAGGATTCTGAGAAAGAGGATTTTGATCTCAAACATTATGCAACCTtggaagaattaaaaaatggaaagttGCCTCCAGAGGAAATCTTATCACTTCCAATGTTTAAG AACTATATGGCTGGGAATCCTGCTCCTGTGTTGTACATAAAGAACTTGGCAAAAGATGTGATTGTAGATGACTTCTATTTCATATTTG GATCATTATTTGGAAGTGTGGATGCTGCTAAATCTGGTCTTAGTGTGAAGTTGATGCAG GAGGGAAGAATGAGGGGCCAAGCTTTTGTGACATTTCCATCAGTTGAACTTGCTCATCATGCTTTG AATGTAGTGAATGGATACGTTTTCAAAGGCAAGCCAATGATTATCCAGTTTGGTCGGAACCCTGCTGCtgcaaaagagaaataa
- the LOC117914004 gene encoding uncharacterized protein LOC117914004: MDYLYKSVEALDEQFLETKACKTMLLNPRSAYEVHCRNLALKIDGTEPAKHYTCSKMFCSTKAQKMEGFRLASMVKNSVCSCGRAMDKEVFLEYQENVTDGDGVFMKGTRRFTITDNLHITPISMSHSLAMFQKLRLESGNGIEALTVTVDEEEVLYLLKRSLVSKTPMTESFLSNEENTENAASSSRSNHHETRSQRPSHKFRKMKVKLLIDKSSRRVLCLEAKEDFVNLVLSFLTFPLGSIIKLLRGHSSLGCMDNLYRSVGSSKLEDCFKSTKCKEMLLSPKLPMDFSLNQSLPIREEDPATYRSYKCSDCFRKNMVCLYPWHEKLCFMNPKLPGQAVSGGGFIKKETLLLINDDLTIQPLSPINGILDLDKLRVLVSNSEEHEVEVGEDEALILLKAALISKSVLNHVFKPNDLE, translated from the exons ATGGATTACTTGTATAAAAGTGTTGAGGCTCTAGATGAACAGTTTCTCGAAACAAAAGCATGCAAGACTATGCTGCTCAATCCCAGAAGTGCCTATGAAGTTCACTGTAGGAACTTGGCTCTGAAGATTGATGGTACAGAGCCTGCTAAGCACTACACATGCTCAAAGATGTTTTGCTCAACCAAAGCTCAGAAAATGGAAGGTTTCCGTTTGGCAAGTATGGTCAAGAATTCAGTATGCAGTTGCGGACGAGCAATGGATAAGGAAGTATTTCTAGAATACCAAGAGAATGTCACAGATGGAGATGGGGTATTCATGAAGGGAACAAGAAGGTTTACAATAACGGACAATTTGCACATCACACCCATTTCTATGTCACATAGCCTTGCCATGTTTCAGAAGCTCAGATTGGAAAGTGGAAATGGCATTGAAGCACTGACTGTGACTGTTGATGAGGAAGAG GTTTTGTATCTACTCAAGCGTTCACTAGTATCCAAGACCCCAATGACAGAGTCATTCTTGTCCAATGAAGAGAACACAGAAAATGCAGCATCATCCAGCAGATCTAACCACCATGAAACAAGATCACAAAGACCATCTCATAAGTTTAGGAAGATGAAGGTAAAGCTCCTTATAGACAAGTCCAGCAGGAGGGTATTATGCCTAGAAGCTAAAGAAGACTTTGTGAACCTGGTTCTGAGCTTCCTCACGTTCCCTCTAGGTTCTATAATTAAACTGTTAAGGGGACATTCTTCATTGGGTTGCATGGACAACTTGTATAGAAGTGTGGGAAGCTCAAAATTGGAGGATTGTTTCAAGTCTACCAAATGCAAGGAGATGCTTCTTAGTCCCAAGCTTCCAATGGATTTCAGTTTGAATCAATCACTACCAATCAGAGAGGAGGATCCAGCAACCTACAGAAGTTATAAGTGTTCTGATTGCTTCAGGAAAAATATGGTTTGTTTGTATCCTTGGCATGAAAAACTCTGCTTTATGAATCCTAAACTTCCTGGTCAGGCAGTAAGTGGAGGAGGATTCATAAAGAAGGAAACCTTACTACTGATCAACGATGACCTAACAATTCAACCACTATCACCTATCAATGGCATCCTTGATCTTGACAAGCTTAGAGTCCTTGTGAGCAACTCAGAGGAGCATGAGGTTGAAGTAGGAGAAGATGAG GCTTTAATTCTCCTCAAGGCTGCTTTAATCTCCAAAAGTGTTCTGAATCATGTCTTCAAACCAAATGACCTGGAATAA
- the LOC117914933 gene encoding U11/U12 small nuclear ribonucleoprotein 65 kDa protein-like isoform X2, giving the protein MLASQALRQLNGLRFLGKVLLVERANKPTEDDKQKSEALFGKDLTKPASLIKDFTMARDLGEGLKSSSLPASEPIAARLGIDYPFPPHLEYAYPPPDGNILTNIVNALIAVPRFYVQVLHLMNKMNIPAPFRMALPTPPLPPPVPAPPPPPPPPEAARPNLEGLSSGESEMESSDGEVDGKAYSPGPPRETKPGRKCVKREAIVGPGVDKDVAHEAVGVKPATLVPKEIPMIKKKNPVLQIKIAPKVITEHKDECSIMKESEDSEKEDFDLKHYATLEELKNGKLPPEEILSLPMFKNYMAGNPAPVLYIKNLAKDVIVDDFYFIFGSLFGSVDAAKSGLSVKLMQEGRMRGQAFVTFPSVELAHHALMHEDK; this is encoded by the exons ATGTTGGCTTCTCAAGCACTACGCCAATTAAATGG GCTGAGGTTTCTTGGTAAAGTTTTGTTAGTGGAGAGAGCAAATAAGCCAACTGAGGATGATAAACAAAAAAGTGAAGCTCTATTTGGCAAGGATCTTACTAAACCTGCATCTTTAATAAAGGATTTTACCATGGCCAGAGATCTCGGTGAAGGATTGAAGTCAAGCTCCTTACCTGCTAGTGAACCCATCGCTGCAAGACTTGGCATTGATTACCCATTTCCTCCCCACCTTGA GTACGCTTACCCCCCACCAGATGGAAATATTCTGACCAATATTGTAAATGCTCTAATTGCTGTTCCTCGCTTCTATGTACAG gtgttgcactTGATGAACAAAATGAACATTCCAGCTCCATTTCGTATGGCCTTGCCCACCCCACCTTTACCACCTCCAGTACCtgccccaccaccaccacctccacccCCTGAAGCTGCAAGACCTAACTTGGAAGGCCTATCTAGTGGCGAGTCTGAAATGGAATCATCAGATGGG GAGGTTGATGGCAAAGCCTATTCTCCTGGGCCTCCAAGAGAAACAAAACCTGGTCGAAAGTGTGTCAAACGAGAAGCTATTGTAGGCCCTGGAGTTGATAAAGATGTGGCTCATGAGGCTGTTGGAGTGAAACCTGCCACCTTGGTCCCTAAAGAGATtccaatgataaaaaagaagaaCCCTGTGTTGCAG ATCAAAATTGCCCCCAAGGTAATCACTGAACATAAAGATGAATGTAGCATCATGAAAGAATCCGAGGATTCTGAGAAAGAGGATTTTGATCTCAAACATTATGCAACCTtggaagaattaaaaaatggaaagttGCCTCCAGAGGAAATCTTATCACTTCCAATGTTTAAG AACTATATGGCTGGGAATCCTGCTCCTGTGTTGTACATAAAGAACTTGGCAAAAGATGTGATTGTAGATGACTTCTATTTCATATTTG GATCATTATTTGGAAGTGTGGATGCTGCTAAATCTGGTCTTAGTGTGAAGTTGATGCAG GAGGGAAGAATGAGGGGCCAAGCTTTTGTGACATTTCCATCAGTTGAACTTGCTCATCATGCTTTG ATGCATGAGGACAAATGA